A part of Microbacterium terregens genomic DNA contains:
- a CDS encoding CDP-alcohol phosphatidyltransferase, with protein MAAIVLLVFVPLVPGAVADGSPAALIALPAEPIIAVLLLLLLPWRLARVTVAAAFAIVIVVAIAIAGIDAGYRAVLDIAFDPLDWQQLGDAFGVVRGAIGGSAASALVVLIAVLAVGVVVLLGWAALRVSAAIRPAQVRERARGQGMVALSVVTAAWAVAALTGSHLVAGQPAAVAPSLDAIGASVAHAAGAFAAVADLPRQIADDPYRDTPGTALLTALAGKDVVFAFVESYGRVAVHDSGFSAGVRRVLRDGETQLSADGYGSQSAFLTSPTFGGLSWLAHSTLHTGLWIDRQPLYSKVIRSDRLTLSEAFRRAGWHTVSVSPANTQTWSFGTSFYHFDTLLDANNVGYRGPPFGYAPIPDQYTWKHFADHELAGPHQPVMAEVELISSHTPWAPLPTLVPWSEIGDGSVFGPQPLQGESASDVWRDPERVKQAYAQSIRYSLGAMFAFLHESDDRDLVLVVLGDHQPARIVSGPDAGHEVPISIVAQDPAVFDAIDAWQWEDGMLPSPHAPIWPMSDFRDRFLEAFSAE; from the coding sequence GCTCGTCTTCGTACCGCTCGTCCCGGGAGCGGTGGCGGATGGCTCTCCGGCAGCGCTCATCGCACTGCCGGCGGAGCCGATCATCGCCGTCCTCCTGCTGCTTCTGCTTCCCTGGCGACTCGCACGCGTCACCGTCGCGGCCGCCTTCGCCATCGTCATCGTCGTCGCGATCGCGATCGCGGGCATCGACGCGGGGTACCGGGCGGTGCTCGACATCGCCTTCGATCCGCTCGACTGGCAGCAGCTGGGCGACGCCTTCGGCGTCGTGCGTGGCGCCATCGGCGGATCCGCCGCGAGCGCCCTCGTGGTGCTTATCGCTGTCCTCGCCGTCGGGGTCGTCGTGTTGCTCGGATGGGCGGCACTTCGCGTGAGCGCGGCCATCCGTCCTGCTCAAGTGCGCGAGCGCGCTCGCGGGCAGGGAATGGTCGCGCTCTCGGTCGTCACCGCGGCCTGGGCCGTCGCCGCTCTCACAGGCTCACACCTGGTGGCGGGCCAACCGGCCGCAGTCGCTCCCTCGCTCGACGCCATCGGCGCGTCGGTCGCGCACGCAGCGGGCGCGTTTGCGGCGGTCGCCGACTTGCCGCGCCAGATCGCGGACGACCCGTACCGCGACACCCCGGGCACCGCTCTCCTGACCGCGCTCGCAGGCAAGGACGTGGTCTTCGCCTTCGTCGAGAGTTACGGGCGGGTTGCCGTGCACGACTCGGGCTTCTCGGCAGGCGTCCGGCGTGTGCTGCGCGACGGCGAGACGCAGCTCAGTGCCGACGGCTACGGCTCGCAGAGCGCGTTCCTCACCTCGCCGACGTTCGGCGGCCTCAGCTGGCTGGCGCACTCCACCCTCCATACCGGGCTGTGGATCGACCGGCAGCCGCTCTACAGCAAGGTCATCCGGAGTGACCGCCTCACGTTGAGCGAGGCATTCCGGCGGGCCGGGTGGCATACGGTCAGTGTGTCGCCGGCGAACACGCAGACGTGGTCGTTCGGCACGTCGTTCTACCATTTCGACACCCTGCTCGACGCGAACAACGTCGGCTATCGCGGGCCGCCGTTCGGGTATGCGCCGATCCCCGACCAGTACACCTGGAAGCACTTCGCCGACCACGAGCTCGCCGGGCCCCACCAGCCGGTCATGGCGGAGGTCGAACTCATTTCGTCGCACACGCCATGGGCACCGCTGCCCACGCTCGTGCCCTGGTCCGAGATCGGCGACGGCTCCGTGTTCGGTCCGCAACCTCTGCAAGGTGAGTCGGCATCCGACGTATGGCGGGACCCGGAGCGCGTGAAGCAGGCGTACGCCCAGTCCATCCGCTATTCCCTCGGTGCGATGTTCGCGTTCCTCCACGAATCCGACGACCGCGATCTGGTGCTCGTCGTCCTCGGCGACCATCAGCCGGCCAGGATCGTCAGCGGCCCAGACGCCGGCCACGAGGTGCCGATCAGCATCGTCGCGCAAGACCCGGCGGTCTTCGACGCGATCGACGCATGGCAATGGGAAGACGGCATGCTGCCCTCACCCCACGCACCCATCTGGCCGATGAGTGACTTCCGCGACCGGTTCCTCGAGGCGTTCAGCGCCGAATGA
- a CDS encoding helix-turn-helix domain-containing protein yields the protein MSRAAVVEETYLPSGVDELAPISDFLNAHEAAGRIVPELRYFLAGARPGDQVELPEEVYLALRKVVDAMRSGLAVSVVPQTTRLTTQQAADLLNVSRPTVVKLLDEGEIPFEKAGTHRRVLLADLLEYRDRRRERQYDMLAATRNDVDEENVAQALEDLKSARKAVAARRSSRLRSAD from the coding sequence GTGTCCCGCGCTGCCGTGGTTGAAGAGACATATCTCCCGAGCGGGGTCGACGAGCTTGCTCCCATCTCGGACTTCCTGAACGCCCATGAGGCGGCGGGGCGGATCGTGCCTGAGCTGCGCTACTTCCTCGCCGGGGCGCGCCCCGGTGACCAGGTCGAGCTTCCGGAAGAGGTCTACCTCGCCCTCCGCAAGGTCGTTGACGCGATGCGAAGTGGCCTTGCTGTCTCGGTTGTGCCGCAGACGACACGCCTGACGACGCAGCAAGCGGCGGACCTGCTGAACGTGAGCCGGCCAACCGTCGTGAAGCTCCTCGACGAAGGTGAGATCCCTTTTGAGAAGGCCGGAACGCACCGCCGTGTTCTCCTTGCGGATCTGCTCGAGTATCGGGACCGTCGACGCGAGCGCCAGTACGACATGCTTGCCGCGACCCGCAACGACGTCGATGAAGAGAACGTCGCTCAGGCGCTCGAGGACCTCAAGTCGGCCCGAAAGGCTGTCGCGGCACGGCGATCTTCCAGGCTCCGCTCCGCTGACTGA
- a CDS encoding DUF1877 family protein, with product MGIRYYAYAFDADLAQQAVDDPHSILSSDPLADAWGMEPHASVSVATFEQTSPKHEMLYLDKSWSALQSLTQPQSGGTKVGSSHRMFEGHVTMHEMGWDPWVRTILPEEVPAIRDHLCAIDESRVRTWAQTWRSRHGADDEDELRYVLDFLRRAQEFVESLAADGRGMVYLIG from the coding sequence ATGGGAATCAGATACTACGCATACGCGTTCGACGCCGACCTCGCGCAGCAGGCGGTCGACGACCCGCACAGCATCCTCTCCAGCGACCCGCTCGCCGACGCGTGGGGCATGGAGCCGCATGCGAGCGTCAGCGTCGCGACGTTCGAGCAGACCTCGCCCAAGCACGAGATGCTCTACCTCGACAAGTCCTGGTCGGCTCTGCAGTCGCTCACGCAACCGCAATCGGGCGGGACCAAAGTCGGTTCCTCGCATCGCATGTTCGAGGGACACGTGACGATGCACGAGATGGGGTGGGACCCGTGGGTGAGGACGATCCTGCCGGAAGAGGTGCCGGCGATCCGCGACCACCTCTGCGCGATCGACGAGTCGCGGGTGCGGACGTGGGCGCAGACCTGGCGCAGCCGGCACGGAGCCGACGATGAGGACGAACTCCGATATGTCCTCGATTTTCTTCGACGGGCTCAAGAGTTCGTCGAATCGCTCGCGGCTGATGGCCGTGGAATGGTCTACCTCATCGGGTGA
- a CDS encoding IS256 family transposase, with translation MALDQSALLELLGELKLTDVTDRIRTATETLYQELIDAEAAAFIGAAPYERSGARVAQRNGTRPRPLLTTAGELDLRIPKLRAGTFFPSLLERRRRVDQALFAVVMEAYVHGVSTRKVDDLVKALGADTGISKSEVSRICANLDEDVAAFRDRPLADTGYPYVFLDATYCKARVGRRVVSQAVVVAVGVAADGRREVLGFEVGDTESQPFWTTFLRSLKARGLDGVKLVISDAHTGLIAAIETVFQGSSWQRCRVHFMRNVLANVQKTAGPMVASIIRTIFAQPDKKHVHAQFDEVVRMLGRSHPKVAEMLEDARDDLLAFAAFPYAHWRQIWSTNPLERVNKEIKRRTDVVGTFPNPAALLRLAGHVLIEQHDEWDGADRRYFSEHSMKLLDVTEEEVAIPELAAA, from the coding sequence ATGGCTCTAGACCAGTCTGCCCTCCTCGAGCTCCTCGGGGAACTGAAACTCACCGACGTCACCGACCGGATCCGGACAGCGACCGAGACGCTCTACCAGGAGCTGATCGACGCGGAAGCGGCCGCGTTCATCGGCGCCGCCCCGTACGAGCGGTCCGGCGCACGGGTCGCTCAACGCAACGGCACCCGACCCCGACCGTTGCTCACCACCGCCGGTGAACTCGATCTGCGGATCCCGAAGCTGCGGGCGGGGACCTTCTTCCCGTCACTGCTGGAACGCCGCCGACGGGTCGATCAAGCCTTGTTCGCGGTCGTGATGGAGGCGTACGTCCACGGCGTGAGCACCCGCAAGGTCGACGACCTGGTCAAAGCGCTGGGCGCCGACACGGGGATCTCGAAGTCGGAGGTGTCGCGGATCTGCGCGAACCTCGACGAGGACGTCGCCGCGTTCCGGGACCGGCCGCTCGCGGACACCGGCTACCCGTACGTGTTCCTCGACGCGACCTACTGCAAGGCCCGCGTCGGCCGGCGGGTCGTCTCCCAAGCGGTCGTCGTCGCGGTCGGCGTCGCCGCGGACGGGCGTCGGGAAGTGCTCGGTTTCGAGGTCGGCGACACCGAGTCGCAGCCGTTCTGGACCACGTTCCTGCGCTCGTTGAAAGCGCGCGGGCTGGACGGGGTGAAGCTGGTCATCTCCGATGCTCACACCGGCCTGATCGCCGCGATCGAGACCGTATTCCAAGGCTCCAGCTGGCAGCGATGCCGGGTTCACTTCATGCGCAACGTGCTCGCCAACGTGCAGAAGACCGCCGGACCGATGGTCGCATCGATCATCCGCACGATCTTCGCGCAACCCGACAAGAAGCACGTCCACGCCCAGTTCGACGAAGTCGTGCGGATGCTCGGCCGCTCCCACCCGAAGGTCGCCGAGATGCTCGAAGACGCCCGCGACGACCTCCTCGCGTTCGCGGCGTTCCCCTACGCGCACTGGCGGCAGATCTGGTCCACCAATCCGCTGGAGCGGGTGAACAAGGAGATCAAGCGTCGCACCGACGTCGTCGGCACGTTCCCCAACCCGGCCGCGCTGCTGCGCCTGGCAGGGCACGTCCTGATCGAACAGCACGACGAATGGGACGGCGCCGACCGCCGCTACTTCAGCGAGCACTCCATGAAGCTCCTCGACGTCACCGAAGAGGAGGTCGCAATCCCAGAACTCGCTGCGGCATAA